One Betta splendens chromosome 16, fBetSpl5.4, whole genome shotgun sequence genomic window carries:
- the LOC114842465 gene encoding tenascin-R-like isoform X1, producing the protein MLFTIGLLLLLTPFPSFQATTSLKRDSAGSDVRKGDAALTHSKPKPAAVLNKHAVRSAPKPNAVNLTVLSAPAINQKPSAVSATLTAKSKLGPAVIQTTPSPAVKATTSSSSATIKDKPTGPVNRTAETKPLSTSDVKNKPASSRVQTLLSTPAKAVKAISAADNKNKLTVSASETTVTKAQSSSSRTRPHPLVDQNASAKSPSGPDVTDSKDKPAPTGASDAQPTPTKTLSVSGVTATKEKHQLRANETISGTSHSVSEVKPSKDRSAPTGVSDVQSTPTKSASARVDKGIKEKVQPSASEKEMPDVQSPTKSVTANGSKITKEKSTETSSSKLPSGSEVISVPTGVPDVPSTSNRSTSKTGKGKVHPSINETSTGAAGVQSNQTPTKSVTANNSKITKDKSSETSSSKSPSGSEVKSVPTGVPDVPSTSTRSPSMTVSPPPSSGDVKPSKNKPKSTAATNPPQSGSGNSPSGSEATPKPKKPAPSRAPDVQSTSATAAPASGKNVTDLSTPVKPSVNDTKPPATTKESSAPSQPIKVVISNDCNSGNTKQQELELQPGSPLVMTHKISLLPSGCTGECESEMAALTRRVTRLEREMSLLKDKCSCSGSCSDSCSGNRKCEKGKCVCRQGYEGPDCRKTQDGGSQSGPSIQEDEPQSNVTTTTPPSGQNTDTGKVPTQGSGLGSVKVQNVSSHSFTLTWLAPKGMFKNFTVVRTELEGDDDEHVGVSEQGHQPSRAKNSTEVPVKTEGTKPVVSRGKSETRTSFVVPGSVRSVGFVDLKANTRHSLQIYGTSAEKRSKIHRVTAVTSKLSHFYVFPPLKMSVTLTSSSPGPAAVTHIVFSNVSETSLTVSWTKPKWTPTGFKVTYTNAATGKSHFVTVGPRQSHTVLSKLSAGSTYSVSVTATLGRTQSDALTSAITTVPAPPTHLQVVNVTDNRAVLQWTPSPGKVDRFIVTYDSSMTPNVTVTVMLSGSSVEQHLRGLQRGTVYTVRVLSQKGSLQSTAVSTTFTTANVAKASEVGPRSAVITWRTPTVAYHSYRVIYQAAGGEKKEVTLESAVTEYKLTGLLPMSRYAVLVQGEREGHYTSLVTADFTTGKLRFPFPTECSQELLNGALQSGEVEIYPQGKEGPAVRVYCDMETDGGGWTVFQRRMNGKTDFYRNWSDYRAGFGNLSDEFWLGNDLLRNLTSVGPVSLRVDMRSGNDTVYAHYANFSIETEKKHYTLTVSGFSGTAGDSMKYHNGRPFSTWDKDPQSLGIHCAKAYTGGWWYKNCYKANLNGRYGANSNNQGIVWIDWKGKDVSIPFTEMKFRPSAFSPAALG; encoded by the exons ATGCTATTTACAATAggacttctcctcctcctcaccccatTCCCTTCATTTCAAGCCACAACCAGTTTGAAAAGAGACTCTGCAGGAAGCGATGTGAGGAAGGGTGACGCTGCCCTCACACATTCAAAACCAAAACCCGCTGCTGTGCTCAACAAGCACGCTGTTCGTTCTGCTCCGAAGCCAAACGCCGTCAATCTGACGGTTTTATCTGCTCCAGCCATCAACCAAAAACCGTCAGCAGTCAGCGCTACGCTGACGGCCAAAAGCAAACTCGGCCCGGCAGTAATTCAAACCACTCCGTCGCCAGCAGTGAAAGCCACTACATCCAGTAGCTCCGCCACCATCAAAGACAAGCCCACAGGCCCTGTCAATCGGACTGCTGAGACCAAACCCCTCTCCACCAGTGATGTGAAGAACAAACCTGCCTCCAGTAGAGTTCAAACTCTTCTGTCAACACCAgcaaaggctgttaaagcaattAGTGCAGCGGATAACAAGAATAAGCTCACAGTGTCTGCCAGTGAGACCACTGTAACCAAGGCCCAGTCAAGCAGCTCTAGAACTAGGCCTCACCCTTTGGTTGATCAGAATGCTTCAGCAAAATCACCCTCAGGCCCTGACGTGACAGATAGCAAAGACAAGCCTGCACCCACGGGAGCATCAGATGCTCAGCCAACACCCACAAAGACTCTGTCAGTGAGTGGGGTCACAGCTACTAAAGAAAAACACCAGCTGCGGGCCAATGAGACCATTTCAGGGACATCACATTCAGTTAGTGAAGTGAAGCCCAGCAAAGACAGGTCGGCACCAACAGGTGTTTCAGATGTTCAATCAACACCCACAAAGTCTGCTTCAGCAAGAGTGGATAAGGGCATTAAAGAAAAAGTCCAACCTTCAGCCAGTGAGAAAGAGATGCCAGATGTTCAATCACCTACAAAGTCAGTTACAGCCAATGGTTCCAAAATTACCAAAGAGAAATCTACTGAGACTAGTTCAAGTAAATTACCTTCAGGCAGTGAAGTGATATCTGTACCGACAGGAGTTCCAGATGTTCCATCAACATCCAACAGGTCTACTTCCAAGACTGGTAAAGGTAAAGTCCATCCTTCAATCAATGAGACAtccacaggagctgcaggtgtTCAATCAAATCAAACACCCACAAAGTCAGTTACAGCCAACAATTCCAAAATTACCAAAGACAAATCTTCTGAGACTAGTTCAAGTAAATCACCTTCAGGCAGTGAAGTGAAATCTGTACCGACAGGAGTTCCAGATGTTCCATCAACATCCACCAGGTCTCCTTCCATGACAGTTTCTCCCCCACCCTCATCCGGTGATGTTAAACCTAGCAAAAACAAGCCTAAATCAACAGCAGCTACAAATCCGCCTCAGTCTGGTTCAGGGAACTCACCCTCAGGCAGTGAAGCCACACCAAAACCAAAGAAGCCTGCACCATCTAGAGCTCCAGATGTTCAATCAACATCTGCAACGGCAGCTCCAGCCAGCGGCAAGAATGTCACTGATTTATCAACACCTGTAAAACCCTCAGTCAATGACACCAAACCACCAGCCACAACTAAAGAAAGCTCGGCTCCTTCCCAACCCATTAAAGTCGTGATCAGTAACGACTGCAACTCGGGCAACAccaagcagcaggagctggagctgcagcctggttCTCCTCTGGTCATGACACATAAGATTAGCTTGTTACCCAGCGGCTGCACCGGGGAGTGTGAGTCTGAGATGGCAGCGCTGACACGACGAGTGACTCGGCTCGAGAGAGAGATGTCCCTCCTAAAAGACAAAT GTTCATGTTCTGGAAGCTGTTCGGATAGCTGTAGTGGCAACAGGAAATGTGAGAAGGGGAAATGTGTCTGCCGTCAGGGATACGAGGGCCCAGACTGCA GAAAAACTCAAGATGGTGGTAGCCAAAGCGGACCTAGTATACAGGAAGACGAACCTCAGTCTAATGTAACAACAACGACCCCACCATCTGGACAGAACACAGATACTGGCAAGGTTCCAACACAAGGATCTGGATTAGGCTCAGTGAAAGTTCAAAACGTCTCCTCTCATAGTTTTACTCTGACTTGGTTGGCACCGAAGGGAATGTTCAAGAACTTCACTGTGGTCAGAACAGAGCTAGAGGGGGATGATGACGAGCATGTGGGGGTTAGTGAGCAAGGACATCAGCCTTCCAGAGCTAAGAACTCAACTGAGGTACCGGTGAAGACAGAAGGCACCAAACCCGTTGTGTCTAGAGGTAAATCTGAAACCAGGACTTCTTTCGTGGTTCCTGGCAGTGTTCGATCTGTGGGGTTTGTTGATCTTAAAGCAAACACGCGCCACAGCCTGCAGATATACGGGACTAGTGCTGAGAAAAGGTCAAAGATTCACAGAGTAACTGCAGTCACAAGTAAGTTAAGTCATTTCTATGTATTTCCTCCACTGAAAATGTCAGTGAcactcacttcctcctcaccaGGCCCAGCGGCTGTTACTCACATTGTTTTTAGCAACGTATCCGAGACCTCTCTCACTGTGTCCTGGACCAAACCAAAGTGGACTCCCACAGGCTTCAAGGTCACGTACACCAACGCTGCCACAG GCAAGAGCCACTTTgtgaccgtgggtcctcggcaGTCTCACACGGTTCTGTCCAAGCTGTCTGCTGGATCAACCTACTCGGTCTCCGTCACTGCTACTCTAGGCAGAACCCAGAGCGACGCCCTCACCTCTGCTATAACCACAG TGCCCGCCCCTCCAACTCATCTGCAGGTGGTCAATGTGACAGACAACAGAGCTGTGCTGCAATGGACACCCAGCCCGGGCAAAGTAGACCGCTTCATTGTTACCTACGATTCCTCCATGA ctcctaATGTGACCGTGACGGTGATGCTCTCTGGAAGCTCAGTGGAGCAGCACCTGAGGGGTCTGCAGAGAGGCACCGTGTACACGGTCAGAGTCCTGAGCCAGAAGGGCAGCCTCCAGAGCACGGCGGTCTCCACTACGTTCACCACGGCCAACG TGGCTAAAGCCAGCGAGGTGGGTCCTCGCTCCGCAGTCATAACATGGAGAACCCCCACTGTCGCTTACCACAGCTACAGAGTGATCTACCAGGCAGCAGGAGGGGAGAAGAAG GAGGTGACCCTGGAGTCGGCCGTCACAGAGTACAAGCTAACAGGCCTCCTGCCCATGTCACGCTACGCAGTACTGGTGCAAGGCGAGAGGGAAGGACATTACACGTCACTGGTCACCGCAGACTTCACCACAG GCAAGTTGCGCTTCCCTTTCCCTACCGAGTGCtctcaggagctgctgaacgGGGCCCTGCAGTCCGGTGAGGTGGAAATCTACCCGCAAGGAAAGGAGGGCCCCGCCGTCAGAGTCTACTGCGACATGGAGACTGATGGAGGCGGCTGGACG GTTTTCCAGAGGAGGATGAACGGGAAGACAGACTTCTACAGGAACTGGAGTGACTACAGGGCCGGGTTCGGAAACCTCAGTGACGAGTTCTGGCTCG GAAACGACCTGCTTCGCAATCTGACAAGTGTCGGGCCCGTGAGTCTCAGAGTGGATATGAGATCTGGAAATGACACCGTTTACGCTCACTACGCCAACTTCTCCATCGAGACAGAGAAGAAGCACTATACCCTCACAGTGTCTGGCTTCTCTGGAACAGCAG gTGACTCTATGAAGTACCACAATGGCCGCCCATTCTCCACCTGGGACAAGGACCCTCAGTCTCTCGGCATCCACTGTGCCAAAGCCTACACAGGAGGCTGGTGGTACAAGAACTGCTACAAGGCCAACCTCAACGGTCGTTATGGTGCCAACAGCAATAATCAG GGAATAGTCTGGATAGACTGGAAAGGCAAAGACGTCTCTATTCCTTTCACTGAGATGAAGTTCAGACCGTCTGCGTTCTCCCCTGCAGCTCTTGGCTAA
- the LOC114842465 gene encoding tenascin-R-like isoform X2 produces the protein MLFTIGLLLLLTPFPSFQATTSLKRDSAGSDVRKGDAALTHSKPKPAAVLNKHAVRSAPKPNAVNLTVLSAPAINQKPSAVSATLTAKSKLGPAVIQTTPSPAVKATTSSSSATIKDKPTGPVNRTAETKPLSTSDVKNKPASSRVQTLLSTPAKAVKAISAADNKNKLTVSASETTVTKAQSSSSRTRPHPLVDQNASAKSPSGPDVTDSKDKPAPTGASDAQPTPTKTLSVSGVTATKEKHQLRANETISGTSHSVSEVKPSKDRSAPTGVSDVQSTPTKSASARVDKGIKEKVQPSASEKEMPDVQSPTKSVTANGSKITKEKSTETSSSKLPSGSEVISVPTGVPDVPSTSNRSTSKTGKGKVHPSINETSTGAAGVQSNQTPTKSVTANNSKITKDKSSETSSSKSPSGSEVKSVPTGVPDVPSTSTRSPSMTVSPPPSSGDVKPSKNKPKSTAATNPPQSGSGNSPSGSEATPKPKKPAPSRAPDVQSTSATAAPASGKNVTDLSTPVKPSVNDTKPPATTKESSAPSQPIKVVISNDCNSGNTKQQELELQPGSPLVMTHKISLLPSGCTGECESEMAALTRRVTRLEREMSLLKDKCSCSGSCSDSCSGNRKCEKGKCVCRQGYEGPDCRKTQDGGSQSGPSIQEDEPQSNVTTTTPPSGQNTDTGKVPTQGSGLGSVKVQNVSSHSFTLTWLAPKGMFKNFTVVRTELEGDDDEHVGVSEQGHQPSRAKNSTEVPVKTEGTKPVVSRGKSETRTSFVVPGSVRSVGFVDLKANTRHSLQIYGTSAEKRSKIHRVTAVTSPAAVTHIVFSNVSETSLTVSWTKPKWTPTGFKVTYTNAATGKSHFVTVGPRQSHTVLSKLSAGSTYSVSVTATLGRTQSDALTSAITTVPAPPTHLQVVNVTDNRAVLQWTPSPGKVDRFIVTYDSSMTPNVTVTVMLSGSSVEQHLRGLQRGTVYTVRVLSQKGSLQSTAVSTTFTTANVAKASEVGPRSAVITWRTPTVAYHSYRVIYQAAGGEKKEVTLESAVTEYKLTGLLPMSRYAVLVQGEREGHYTSLVTADFTTGKLRFPFPTECSQELLNGALQSGEVEIYPQGKEGPAVRVYCDMETDGGGWTVFQRRMNGKTDFYRNWSDYRAGFGNLSDEFWLGNDLLRNLTSVGPVSLRVDMRSGNDTVYAHYANFSIETEKKHYTLTVSGFSGTAGDSMKYHNGRPFSTWDKDPQSLGIHCAKAYTGGWWYKNCYKANLNGRYGANSNNQGIVWIDWKGKDVSIPFTEMKFRPSAFSPAALG, from the exons ATGCTATTTACAATAggacttctcctcctcctcaccccatTCCCTTCATTTCAAGCCACAACCAGTTTGAAAAGAGACTCTGCAGGAAGCGATGTGAGGAAGGGTGACGCTGCCCTCACACATTCAAAACCAAAACCCGCTGCTGTGCTCAACAAGCACGCTGTTCGTTCTGCTCCGAAGCCAAACGCCGTCAATCTGACGGTTTTATCTGCTCCAGCCATCAACCAAAAACCGTCAGCAGTCAGCGCTACGCTGACGGCCAAAAGCAAACTCGGCCCGGCAGTAATTCAAACCACTCCGTCGCCAGCAGTGAAAGCCACTACATCCAGTAGCTCCGCCACCATCAAAGACAAGCCCACAGGCCCTGTCAATCGGACTGCTGAGACCAAACCCCTCTCCACCAGTGATGTGAAGAACAAACCTGCCTCCAGTAGAGTTCAAACTCTTCTGTCAACACCAgcaaaggctgttaaagcaattAGTGCAGCGGATAACAAGAATAAGCTCACAGTGTCTGCCAGTGAGACCACTGTAACCAAGGCCCAGTCAAGCAGCTCTAGAACTAGGCCTCACCCTTTGGTTGATCAGAATGCTTCAGCAAAATCACCCTCAGGCCCTGACGTGACAGATAGCAAAGACAAGCCTGCACCCACGGGAGCATCAGATGCTCAGCCAACACCCACAAAGACTCTGTCAGTGAGTGGGGTCACAGCTACTAAAGAAAAACACCAGCTGCGGGCCAATGAGACCATTTCAGGGACATCACATTCAGTTAGTGAAGTGAAGCCCAGCAAAGACAGGTCGGCACCAACAGGTGTTTCAGATGTTCAATCAACACCCACAAAGTCTGCTTCAGCAAGAGTGGATAAGGGCATTAAAGAAAAAGTCCAACCTTCAGCCAGTGAGAAAGAGATGCCAGATGTTCAATCACCTACAAAGTCAGTTACAGCCAATGGTTCCAAAATTACCAAAGAGAAATCTACTGAGACTAGTTCAAGTAAATTACCTTCAGGCAGTGAAGTGATATCTGTACCGACAGGAGTTCCAGATGTTCCATCAACATCCAACAGGTCTACTTCCAAGACTGGTAAAGGTAAAGTCCATCCTTCAATCAATGAGACAtccacaggagctgcaggtgtTCAATCAAATCAAACACCCACAAAGTCAGTTACAGCCAACAATTCCAAAATTACCAAAGACAAATCTTCTGAGACTAGTTCAAGTAAATCACCTTCAGGCAGTGAAGTGAAATCTGTACCGACAGGAGTTCCAGATGTTCCATCAACATCCACCAGGTCTCCTTCCATGACAGTTTCTCCCCCACCCTCATCCGGTGATGTTAAACCTAGCAAAAACAAGCCTAAATCAACAGCAGCTACAAATCCGCCTCAGTCTGGTTCAGGGAACTCACCCTCAGGCAGTGAAGCCACACCAAAACCAAAGAAGCCTGCACCATCTAGAGCTCCAGATGTTCAATCAACATCTGCAACGGCAGCTCCAGCCAGCGGCAAGAATGTCACTGATTTATCAACACCTGTAAAACCCTCAGTCAATGACACCAAACCACCAGCCACAACTAAAGAAAGCTCGGCTCCTTCCCAACCCATTAAAGTCGTGATCAGTAACGACTGCAACTCGGGCAACAccaagcagcaggagctggagctgcagcctggttCTCCTCTGGTCATGACACATAAGATTAGCTTGTTACCCAGCGGCTGCACCGGGGAGTGTGAGTCTGAGATGGCAGCGCTGACACGACGAGTGACTCGGCTCGAGAGAGAGATGTCCCTCCTAAAAGACAAAT GTTCATGTTCTGGAAGCTGTTCGGATAGCTGTAGTGGCAACAGGAAATGTGAGAAGGGGAAATGTGTCTGCCGTCAGGGATACGAGGGCCCAGACTGCA GAAAAACTCAAGATGGTGGTAGCCAAAGCGGACCTAGTATACAGGAAGACGAACCTCAGTCTAATGTAACAACAACGACCCCACCATCTGGACAGAACACAGATACTGGCAAGGTTCCAACACAAGGATCTGGATTAGGCTCAGTGAAAGTTCAAAACGTCTCCTCTCATAGTTTTACTCTGACTTGGTTGGCACCGAAGGGAATGTTCAAGAACTTCACTGTGGTCAGAACAGAGCTAGAGGGGGATGATGACGAGCATGTGGGGGTTAGTGAGCAAGGACATCAGCCTTCCAGAGCTAAGAACTCAACTGAGGTACCGGTGAAGACAGAAGGCACCAAACCCGTTGTGTCTAGAGGTAAATCTGAAACCAGGACTTCTTTCGTGGTTCCTGGCAGTGTTCGATCTGTGGGGTTTGTTGATCTTAAAGCAAACACGCGCCACAGCCTGCAGATATACGGGACTAGTGCTGAGAAAAGGTCAAAGATTCACAGAGTAACTGCAGTCACAA GCCCAGCGGCTGTTACTCACATTGTTTTTAGCAACGTATCCGAGACCTCTCTCACTGTGTCCTGGACCAAACCAAAGTGGACTCCCACAGGCTTCAAGGTCACGTACACCAACGCTGCCACAG GCAAGAGCCACTTTgtgaccgtgggtcctcggcaGTCTCACACGGTTCTGTCCAAGCTGTCTGCTGGATCAACCTACTCGGTCTCCGTCACTGCTACTCTAGGCAGAACCCAGAGCGACGCCCTCACCTCTGCTATAACCACAG TGCCCGCCCCTCCAACTCATCTGCAGGTGGTCAATGTGACAGACAACAGAGCTGTGCTGCAATGGACACCCAGCCCGGGCAAAGTAGACCGCTTCATTGTTACCTACGATTCCTCCATGA ctcctaATGTGACCGTGACGGTGATGCTCTCTGGAAGCTCAGTGGAGCAGCACCTGAGGGGTCTGCAGAGAGGCACCGTGTACACGGTCAGAGTCCTGAGCCAGAAGGGCAGCCTCCAGAGCACGGCGGTCTCCACTACGTTCACCACGGCCAACG TGGCTAAAGCCAGCGAGGTGGGTCCTCGCTCCGCAGTCATAACATGGAGAACCCCCACTGTCGCTTACCACAGCTACAGAGTGATCTACCAGGCAGCAGGAGGGGAGAAGAAG GAGGTGACCCTGGAGTCGGCCGTCACAGAGTACAAGCTAACAGGCCTCCTGCCCATGTCACGCTACGCAGTACTGGTGCAAGGCGAGAGGGAAGGACATTACACGTCACTGGTCACCGCAGACTTCACCACAG GCAAGTTGCGCTTCCCTTTCCCTACCGAGTGCtctcaggagctgctgaacgGGGCCCTGCAGTCCGGTGAGGTGGAAATCTACCCGCAAGGAAAGGAGGGCCCCGCCGTCAGAGTCTACTGCGACATGGAGACTGATGGAGGCGGCTGGACG GTTTTCCAGAGGAGGATGAACGGGAAGACAGACTTCTACAGGAACTGGAGTGACTACAGGGCCGGGTTCGGAAACCTCAGTGACGAGTTCTGGCTCG GAAACGACCTGCTTCGCAATCTGACAAGTGTCGGGCCCGTGAGTCTCAGAGTGGATATGAGATCTGGAAATGACACCGTTTACGCTCACTACGCCAACTTCTCCATCGAGACAGAGAAGAAGCACTATACCCTCACAGTGTCTGGCTTCTCTGGAACAGCAG gTGACTCTATGAAGTACCACAATGGCCGCCCATTCTCCACCTGGGACAAGGACCCTCAGTCTCTCGGCATCCACTGTGCCAAAGCCTACACAGGAGGCTGGTGGTACAAGAACTGCTACAAGGCCAACCTCAACGGTCGTTATGGTGCCAACAGCAATAATCAG GGAATAGTCTGGATAGACTGGAAAGGCAAAGACGTCTCTATTCCTTTCACTGAGATGAAGTTCAGACCGTCTGCGTTCTCCCCTGCAGCTCTTGGCTAA
- the LOC114842467 gene encoding steroid 21-hydroxylase, with protein sequence MVVETVTNMEAAVLAVLLFLLLAFISDWRKKYVQRDHNVQSSLLHHLHQFLPCSSSSSIPGPPGHFLIGNMKELTHDHLPIHLTNLAKRYGSVYRLRCGNTTMVVLNSSDVIKEALVKKWSDFAGRPVSYTGNIVSGGGFSVSLGDYSEEWKAHRRLVHGALQRCCQQSLHQVIERQALHLRKVLMDYQGRAVDLSEDFTVAASNVITTLTFGNEYDKSSPELQQLHNCLNQIVALWGSSWISALDSFPLLRKLPNPVFSRLLQEVVKRDEIIKQHLNNYKSQAKQSEVDITGSLLQSLDKPPKKENGVLLTDTHVHMATVDLLIGGTETTAAWLNWTVAFLLHRPEVQTRVYEELCTVLQGQYPKYSDRHRLPVLCSLVSEVLRLRPVAPLAVPHRAIRDSSIAGYFIPKNTVIIPNLYGAHHDPAVWADPYSFRPERFLEGGGGSTRGLIPFGGGARLCLGESVAKMELFLFTGYLLKDFQFVPPGSEASLPDLRGVASVVLKVKSYTVVARPRATTNP encoded by the exons ATGGTCGTAGAAACGGTGACCAACATGGAAGCAGCGGTTCTGGCTGTCCTACTTTTTTTGCTACTGGCATTTATTTCTGATTGGAGAAAGAAATATGTACAGAGAGATCACAACG TTCAATCCAGCCTTCTTCACCACCTGCATCAGTTTCTGccttgctcctcatcctcctccatcccagGACCTCCCGGTCATTTCCTAATAGGCAATATGAAGGAGCTGACACACGACCACCTGCCCATCCACCTGACCAACTTAGCAAAGCGCTACGGAAGCGTTTATCGGCTCAGATGTGGAAACACGA CTATGGTTGTACTAAACAGCAGTGACGTCATCAAAGAAGCGCTGGTGAAGAAATGGTCTGACTTTGCTGGCAGACCAGTCTCATACACAG GCAACATCGTGTCTGGAGGCGGGTTCTCCGTCTCTCTGGGGGACTACAGCGAGGAGTGGAAGGCGCACCGGCGTCTGGTCCACGGCGCCTTGCAGCGCTGCTGTCAGCAGTCTTTGCACCAGGTGATCGAGAGGCAGGCTCTGCATCTGCGGAAG GTCCTGATGGACTACCAGGGCCGTGCCGTGGACCTCTCAGAGGATTTCACAGTGGCAGCGAGTAATGTCATCACCACTTTGACTTTTGGGAATGAA TACGACAAGAGCTCAccagaactgcagcagctgcacaactGCCTGAACCAGATCGTTGCTCTGTGGGGTTCGTCGTGGATTTCGGCTCTGGACTCCTTCCCGCTGCTCAGG AAACTGCCCAACCCCGTGTTCTCCCGTCTCCTGCAAGAAGTGGTCAAGAGGGATGAGATCATAAAGCAACATCTTAACAATTACAAG TCACAAGCAAAACAGTCTGAGGTCGACATCACAGGGTCTCTCCTCCAGAGCCTAGACAAACCTCCAAAGAAAGAGAATGGAGTG ctcctcacagATACTCACGTCCACATGGCCACCGTCGACCTCCTCATCGGGGGAACAGAAACCACCGCGGCCTGGCTGAACTGGACCGTGGCCTTCCTTCTGCACAGACCAGAG GTGCAGACCAGGGTGTATGAGGAGCTGTGCACCGTGCTGCAGGGGCAGTACCCCAAGTACAGTGACCGACACAGACTCCCCGTCCTGTGCTCTTTGGTCAGTGAGGTGCTCAGGCTCAGACCGGTGGCTCCACTAGCGGTGCCGCACAGAGCCATCAGAGACAGCAG TATTGCAGGTTACTTTATTCCTAAGAACACAGTCATCATTCCCAATCTTTACGGAGCCCACCATGATCCAGCAGTTTGGGCCGATCCATACAGCTTCAGACCAG agcgTTTTCTGGAAGGGGGAGGAGGCTCCACTCGAGGCCTGATTCCCTTCGGAGGTGGGGCCCGACTCTGCCTGGGGGAGTCGGTTGCCAAGATGGAGCTGTTTCTGTTCACTGGCTACTTGCTGAAGGACTTCCAGTTCGTCCCTCCAGGGAGTGAAGCCTCTCTTCCCGATCTGAGAGGAGTCGCTAGTGTTGTTCTCAAGGTCAAGTCCTACACAGTTGTAGCACGTCCCAGAGCCACAACTAATCCCTGA